In one window of Pseudomonas sp. IAC-BECa141 DNA:
- the pgm gene encoding phosphoglucomutase (alpha-D-glucose-1,6-bisphosphate-dependent): protein MTLSPFAGKPAPAELLVDIPRLVTAYYTGQPDASVSTQRVAFGTSGHRGSSFDLSFNEWHVLAISQAICLYREAQGITGPLFVGIDTHALSTPAGASALEVLAANGVTVMIAEGDEYTPTPAVSHAILCYNRGRTTGLADGIVITPSHNPPQSGGYKYNPTNGGPADTHITKWIEAKANELLANKLAGVKRISYEQALKAQTTHRHDYVNTYVADLINVIDFDAIRGAKLRLGVDPLGGAGVRYWSAIAEHYRLDLDVVNKEVDSTFRFMTVDWDGQIRMDPSSSHAMQGLIGLKERFDVAFACDPDHDRHGIVTPSGGLLAPNNYLAVSIDYLFQNRPQWRADAAVGKTVVSSGLIDRVAKRLGRRLYEVPVGFKWFADGLFDGSLGFGGEESAGASFLRKDGGVWSTDKDGLIPALLAAEMTARTGRDPSQAYRALTDELGEPFSVRVDAKANPEQKALLSKLSPEQVTSTELAGEKIQSILSKAPGNDQAIGGLKVMTENGWFAARPSGTEDIYKIYAESFIGDAHLKQLVAEAQTLVDGAISAK from the coding sequence ATGACACTCAGTCCTTTTGCGGGCAAACCGGCACCGGCAGAACTGTTGGTCGACATCCCGCGACTGGTTACGGCGTATTACACCGGTCAACCCGACGCCTCGGTTTCCACCCAGCGCGTGGCGTTTGGCACCTCCGGGCACCGGGGTAGTTCCTTTGATTTGAGTTTCAACGAGTGGCACGTTTTGGCCATCAGCCAGGCGATCTGCCTGTATCGCGAAGCCCAGGGCATCACCGGGCCGCTGTTTGTCGGTATCGACACGCATGCGCTGTCGACTCCAGCCGGGGCCAGCGCGCTGGAAGTGCTGGCGGCCAATGGCGTGACCGTGATGATTGCCGAAGGTGATGAGTACACGCCGACCCCGGCAGTCTCCCACGCCATTCTTTGCTACAACCGTGGTCGTACTACCGGCCTGGCCGACGGTATTGTCATCACCCCGTCGCACAACCCGCCACAAAGCGGTGGCTACAAGTACAACCCAACCAACGGCGGCCCGGCCGACACCCACATCACCAAGTGGATCGAAGCCAAGGCCAACGAACTGCTGGCCAACAAACTGGCCGGCGTCAAACGCATCAGCTACGAGCAAGCGCTCAAGGCCCAAACCACCCATCGTCACGACTACGTCAACACATACGTGGCCGACCTGATCAACGTCATCGATTTCGATGCCATTCGCGGTGCCAAGCTGCGTCTTGGCGTCGATCCTCTGGGCGGAGCTGGGGTGCGTTACTGGTCGGCGATTGCCGAGCACTATCGCCTGGACCTGGACGTGGTGAACAAGGAAGTCGATTCGACGTTCCGCTTCATGACCGTCGACTGGGACGGCCAGATCCGCATGGACCCATCGTCCAGCCATGCCATGCAAGGCCTGATCGGTCTGAAGGAGCGTTTTGACGTGGCCTTCGCCTGCGACCCGGATCACGACCGTCACGGCATCGTCACGCCATCCGGCGGTCTGCTGGCACCGAACAACTACCTGGCGGTGTCGATCGACTACCTGTTCCAGAACCGTCCGCAATGGCGTGCCGACGCAGCCGTGGGCAAAACCGTGGTCAGCAGCGGTCTGATCGATCGCGTGGCCAAGCGTCTGGGCCGTCGTCTGTACGAAGTGCCGGTAGGTTTCAAATGGTTCGCCGATGGCCTGTTCGACGGCTCGCTGGGTTTTGGCGGCGAAGAAAGCGCCGGCGCCTCGTTCCTGCGCAAGGATGGCGGTGTCTGGAGCACCGACAAGGACGGTCTGATTCCGGCCCTGTTGGCCGCTGAAATGACAGCCCGTACCGGTCGCGACCCAAGTCAGGCCTACCGTGCACTGACTGATGAACTGGGCGAACCGTTCTCGGTGCGTGTCGACGCCAAGGCCAATCCGGAACAGAAAGCGCTGCTGAGCAAGCTGTCGCCAGAGCAGGTCACCTCGACCGAACTGGCGGGCGAGAAGATCCAGAGTATTCTCAGCAAGGCTCCAGGCAACGATCAGGCCATTGGCGGCCTGAAAGTGATGACCGAAAACGGCTGGTTCGCTGCGCGTCCTTCGGGCACCGAAGACATCTACAAAATCTACGCCGAAAGTTTCATCGGCGACGCCCACCTCAAGCAACTGGTGGCTGAAGCGCAAACCCTGGTAGACGGTGCGATCAGCGCTAAATAA
- a CDS encoding pirin family protein, whose protein sequence is MLELRPFSSLGGAHHGWLDAHHHFSFAEYYDPQRMNWGNLRVWNDDIIAAGTGFPTHPHRDMEIITYVREGAISHQDNLGNKGRTEAGDVQVMSAGTGIAHSEYNLEATDTKIFQIWILPTETGAPPSWGAKPFPKGDREGFVTLASGKDGDDQSLRIRADARLVAATVKAGETAEYRLDAGRRAYLVPATGVIEVNGLRAQARDGVAVADEQVLTVTALEDSEIVLVDLA, encoded by the coding sequence ATGCTTGAACTCAGACCTTTCAGCTCGCTGGGCGGCGCCCATCACGGCTGGTTGGATGCCCATCACCATTTTTCGTTCGCCGAGTACTACGATCCGCAACGCATGAACTGGGGCAACCTGCGCGTGTGGAACGACGACATCATTGCCGCCGGCACGGGCTTCCCGACTCACCCGCACCGCGACATGGAAATAATCACCTACGTGCGTGAAGGTGCGATCAGCCATCAGGACAACCTGGGCAACAAGGGCCGCACCGAGGCTGGCGACGTACAAGTGATGAGCGCCGGCACCGGGATCGCCCACAGCGAATACAACCTGGAAGCCACGGACACCAAGATCTTCCAGATCTGGATTCTGCCAACTGAAACGGGCGCACCGCCGTCCTGGGGCGCCAAACCGTTCCCGAAAGGCGATCGCGAAGGTTTCGTGACCCTCGCCAGCGGCAAGGACGGTGACGATCAAAGCCTGCGCATCCGCGCCGACGCGCGTTTGGTGGCGGCCACTGTCAAGGCCGGAGAAACGGCTGAATACCGCCTCGATGCCGGACGTCGGGCGTATCTGGTTCCGGCGACGGGTGTCATTGAAGTCAACGGCTTGCGTGCACAAGCTCGAGACGGTGTGGCGGTGGCTGATGAACAGGTGCTGACCGTCACGGCGCTGGAAGACAGCGAGATCGTGTTGGTGGACCTGGCCTGA
- a CDS encoding NAD(P)/FAD-dependent oxidoreductase — MPAWRTISLWMDQLDEPLTARASLAQDLDVDVAIIGAGYTGLWTAYYLKQQAPSLNIAIIEAQTAGFGASGRNGGWLMGNLLGEDRLLAGLSPQQRRASYDLLHGIPDEVATVLEREGIDCDYRKGGVLYCAARYPEQEVSLRDYLKKLHAQGLTDDDYRWLSPEQLAQQLRLAKPYGGIFAPHVATIHPAKLVRGLARAVESMGVKIYENSPVTHWQAGSLRTDKASVRSRWIVPAIEGYSVTLPPLGRYQLPVQSLIVATEPLSAATWDAIGLSRGQAFSEFSRQVTYGQRSADNRLIFGARGGYQFAGKLRHNFDLTRDEVEQRRYLFGELFPQLKNVQITHAWGGNLGMSRHFKPHMLCDRANGIALSGGYGGEGVGASNLGGRTLADLILERDTELTHQPWVLPDGGIHALRAWEPEPCRWLGYNAIIKSFVHEDQTLANPATAPWRRKLASRVAGFMEGFMH, encoded by the coding sequence ATGCCGGCGTGGCGCACTATCAGTTTGTGGATGGACCAACTCGACGAGCCGCTGACCGCGCGTGCGTCGCTTGCGCAGGACCTGGACGTCGACGTGGCGATCATCGGCGCCGGTTACACCGGGTTGTGGACTGCGTACTACCTGAAACAACAGGCGCCGAGCCTGAACATCGCCATCATCGAGGCGCAAACCGCAGGCTTCGGTGCGTCCGGCCGCAATGGCGGCTGGTTGATGGGCAATCTGCTGGGGGAAGATCGCCTGCTGGCAGGGCTGTCGCCGCAACAACGCCGCGCTTCTTACGACTTGCTGCACGGCATTCCGGATGAGGTGGCGACTGTCCTCGAACGCGAAGGCATCGACTGCGATTACCGCAAAGGCGGGGTGCTGTACTGCGCCGCGCGCTATCCCGAGCAGGAAGTCAGTCTTCGCGATTACCTGAAAAAACTCCACGCCCAGGGACTGACCGACGACGATTACCGCTGGCTCAGCCCCGAACAGCTGGCGCAGCAGCTGCGCCTCGCCAAACCTTACGGCGGCATCTTCGCGCCACATGTGGCGACCATTCACCCGGCAAAACTGGTGCGGGGCCTGGCGCGAGCCGTCGAAAGCATGGGGGTGAAGATTTACGAAAACAGCCCGGTGACCCATTGGCAGGCCGGCAGCCTGCGCACCGACAAGGCCAGCGTGCGCAGCCGCTGGATCGTTCCGGCGATCGAAGGGTATTCGGTCACGCTGCCACCGCTGGGCCGTTATCAATTACCGGTACAGAGCCTGATCGTCGCCACCGAGCCGTTGTCCGCCGCGACCTGGGACGCGATCGGCCTCAGTCGGGGCCAGGCTTTCAGCGAGTTCAGCCGTCAGGTCACTTACGGCCAGCGCAGCGCTGATAACCGGCTGATCTTCGGCGCCCGTGGCGGCTATCAATTCGCCGGCAAGCTGCGCCACAACTTCGACCTGACCCGCGATGAAGTCGAGCAGCGCCGCTACCTGTTCGGCGAGCTGTTCCCTCAACTGAAAAACGTTCAGATCACCCACGCCTGGGGCGGCAATCTCGGCATGTCCCGGCATTTCAAACCGCACATGCTCTGTGATCGGGCCAACGGCATCGCGCTGTCTGGCGGCTATGGCGGGGAGGGTGTCGGCGCTTCCAACCTGGGCGGGCGGACGCTTGCGGATCTGATTCTCGAGCGCGACACCGAGCTGACACATCAACCGTGGGTGCTGCCCGACGGCGGGATCCACGCACTGCGAGCCTGGGAGCCGGAGCCGTGCCGCTGGCTCGGCTACAACGCGATCATCAAAAGCTTTGTCCACGAAGATCAGACCCTGGCCAACCCGGCGACCGCGCCCTGGCGGCGCAAGCTTGCCAGCCGCGTGGCCGGGTTCATGGAAGGTTTCATGCACTGA
- a CDS encoding PLP-dependent aminotransferase family protein, giving the protein MSEPRESDFAYQAVYRYLTQLISEPGNQEAIRLPSLRQLAERLNVSISTIQYAYALLEKEGRVYSVAKSGYFARPTSTVMPPGCGSDLLETVYVNARRFGMQVLSADEPASIQPLDRPLLMLERELLRQYPRHLQTLAQPCGELELRTLLAARYTTSAAHCWHAEDVYIGADLRGVLEILIAALELRHATVVIESPCDWMILRLFQSAEVRVIELPLQPDGAFDPQKLQRLLANERVRLILLSSRLNMPHGSRIPLSSRQAIARLLVKHGTWLLENDCHGELLDDAEETPLRELVDPDRLLVFSMFENVIGVEAPYGFVLARQWRTDLQRHFLLRSFRLSPIRQKAIARLYASGRVDQHLPMLKCLLRERRTQWIDLIRERLGDFLQVVEPAGGATIWLRSARPIAMDAVFHRLLKQHVLIAPGELFSLQGLHTQHMRLSVTGSAEHELLRLVGLLGDALRLAPRTDARKHPACVQ; this is encoded by the coding sequence ATGAGTGAGCCAAGAGAATCCGACTTTGCCTATCAGGCGGTCTATCGTTACCTGACACAGCTGATCAGCGAGCCGGGCAATCAGGAAGCCATTCGACTGCCGTCGCTACGGCAACTGGCGGAACGGCTGAATGTGTCGATTTCGACCATTCAATACGCCTACGCGTTGCTGGAAAAAGAAGGCCGGGTCTATTCCGTGGCCAAATCCGGATATTTCGCGCGGCCGACATCGACAGTCATGCCACCCGGGTGCGGCAGTGATTTGCTGGAAACGGTTTACGTGAATGCCAGACGCTTCGGCATGCAAGTATTGAGTGCTGATGAGCCCGCGTCGATCCAACCCCTGGATCGTCCGTTGCTGATGCTTGAACGCGAGTTGTTGCGCCAGTATCCCCGGCACTTGCAGACGCTGGCCCAGCCTTGCGGCGAACTGGAACTGCGCACGTTGCTGGCTGCCCGCTACACCACATCGGCCGCCCATTGCTGGCACGCCGAAGACGTCTACATCGGTGCCGATCTGCGAGGGGTGCTGGAAATCCTGATCGCCGCCCTTGAGCTGCGCCACGCAACCGTGGTGATCGAGTCGCCGTGTGACTGGATGATTCTGCGTCTGTTCCAGTCCGCCGAGGTTCGGGTGATCGAGCTGCCGCTACAGCCAGATGGCGCATTCGACCCGCAGAAACTGCAGAGGCTACTCGCAAACGAGCGGGTGCGACTGATCCTGCTGTCCTCCAGATTGAATATGCCCCATGGCAGCCGCATTCCTCTGTCCAGCCGTCAGGCGATTGCGCGGTTGCTTGTGAAGCATGGCACCTGGCTGCTGGAAAATGATTGTCACGGCGAGTTGCTGGACGACGCCGAAGAAACGCCGCTGCGCGAGCTGGTGGATCCCGACCGCCTGTTGGTGTTTTCCATGTTCGAAAACGTCATCGGGGTCGAAGCGCCCTATGGTTTTGTACTGGCGCGACAATGGCGTACGGACCTTCAGCGTCACTTCCTGCTGCGTTCGTTCCGCCTGTCACCGATCCGCCAGAAGGCCATCGCCCGACTCTACGCGAGTGGGCGAGTAGACCAGCATTTGCCGATGCTCAAGTGCTTGCTCAGAGAGCGTCGAACGCAATGGATCGATTTGATACGTGAACGTCTGGGCGACTTTCTGCAGGTTGTGGAACCCGCTGGCGGCGCAACGATCTGGCTGCGCTCTGCACGCCCGATCGCGATGGATGCAGTGTTTCATCGGTTACTCAAACAGCACGTGCTGATTGCACCGGGGGAGTTGTTCAGCCTACAGGGCCTGCACACGCAACACATGCGTTTGAGCGTGACAGGCAGCGCCGAGCACGAGTTGTTAAGACTTGTCGGACTGCTCGGGGATGCGTTGCGACTGGCTCCGCGGACAGATGCGCGTAAACACCCGGCCTGTGTGCAATAG
- a CDS encoding helix-turn-helix domain-containing protein, giving the protein MHADDDGPEQTRATAETVMRYHLCWKHRDLDGVMALYHPDIQYNDFFQNRVLGLDELREYVRVSMPRESDEALEHCDRIRIDGNTAFIQYEVTLRGGNGLVSFRSSEAITVKDGQIWRVNEYASLVREQADSPTASSQRPAVSRLGLSPRQLSFMADDLQQYFQSQQPYLDPELDLQRVAKECGYSRNQISYLLNQVLGQSFYRYVNQARLQHLLRSLDNAAAPLRIDELAFAAGFNSLSAFYSCFRQHTGQSPKAYAKQISLRTRAQDNS; this is encoded by the coding sequence ATGCACGCCGATGATGACGGCCCGGAACAGACCCGGGCCACGGCCGAAACGGTCATGCGCTATCACCTGTGCTGGAAACACCGGGACCTGGATGGCGTGATGGCGCTGTACCACCCGGACATCCAGTACAACGATTTCTTCCAGAACCGCGTGCTTGGCCTCGACGAGTTGCGCGAGTACGTCCGGGTCAGCATGCCGCGTGAATCCGACGAAGCGCTGGAACATTGCGACCGCATCCGCATCGACGGCAATACCGCGTTCATTCAATACGAAGTGACGTTGCGCGGCGGTAACGGGCTAGTGTCGTTTCGGTCCAGCGAAGCGATCACGGTCAAGGACGGTCAGATCTGGCGGGTCAACGAATATGCCTCGCTGGTGCGCGAACAGGCCGACAGCCCGACGGCAAGCAGCCAGCGCCCGGCCGTGAGTCGGCTGGGTTTGTCGCCGCGCCAGTTGAGCTTCATGGCCGATGACTTGCAGCAGTATTTTCAAAGTCAGCAGCCTTATCTCGACCCCGAACTCGACCTGCAACGGGTGGCGAAGGAGTGCGGGTACAGCCGCAACCAGATTTCCTATTTGCTGAATCAGGTGTTGGGGCAAAGCTTCTACCGCTACGTCAATCAGGCGCGGCTGCAACATCTATTGCGGTCGCTGGACAACGCTGCTGCGCCGCTGCGCATCGACGAACTGGCCTTCGCCGCCGGTTTCAATTCGCTGTCGGCGTTCTATAGCTGCTTTCGCCAGCACACCGGCCAGTCGCCCAAGGCCTACGCGAAGCAAATTTCTTTGCGGACACGCGCGCAAGACAATTCCTGA
- a CDS encoding polyamine ABC transporter substrate-binding protein, translated as MIRKTLALAPLMLAVSLAQAADTVKVYNWSDYIAPDTAKNFEKASGIGVTYDVYDSNETLDGKLMTGKSGYDVVFPSNHFMARQIEGGALKKLDKSQLPNWKNLNPVLLKALQTNDPGNEHGFPYLWGSTGIGYNIAKVKAVLGDNAPVDSWDLIFKPEYMEKLQKCGVAILDNGPELLPAALNYLGLPHHSKNPEDYKKAEALLMKVRPYVSYFHSSKYTSDLANGDICVAVGFSGDILQAENRAKEAKNGIEIGYEIPKEGAAIWFDMVAMPADAPDEKAGYAFMNYLLQPDVMAGISNYVHYANGNEQADSLIDPAIKNDTKIYPSPEMMGKLFALEAMPLNIDRIRTRVWNKIRTGS; from the coding sequence ATGATCCGAAAGACCCTCGCACTCGCACCCTTGATGCTCGCCGTCTCCCTCGCTCAGGCGGCGGATACGGTCAAGGTTTACAACTGGTCCGACTACATCGCGCCGGACACCGCCAAGAACTTCGAAAAGGCCAGTGGCATTGGCGTTACCTACGACGTCTACGACAGCAACGAAACCCTTGATGGCAAGCTGATGACCGGCAAATCCGGTTACGACGTGGTGTTTCCGTCCAACCACTTCATGGCGCGGCAGATCGAGGGCGGGGCGCTGAAGAAGCTCGACAAGAGCCAGTTGCCGAACTGGAAGAACCTCAACCCGGTGTTGCTCAAGGCCTTGCAGACCAACGATCCGGGCAACGAACACGGCTTTCCGTACCTGTGGGGCAGCACAGGCATCGGCTACAACATCGCCAAGGTCAAGGCCGTGCTGGGTGATAACGCGCCAGTGGACTCCTGGGACTTGATCTTCAAACCCGAATACATGGAAAAGCTGCAGAAGTGTGGTGTCGCGATCCTCGACAACGGCCCGGAACTGCTGCCGGCAGCGCTCAACTACCTGGGTTTGCCGCATCACAGCAAGAACCCCGAGGACTACAAGAAAGCTGAAGCGCTGCTGATGAAAGTGCGGCCGTATGTCAGCTATTTCCATTCTTCGAAGTACACCAGCGACTTGGCCAATGGCGACATTTGCGTGGCCGTCGGTTTCTCCGGCGACATCCTGCAAGCGGAAAATCGTGCCAAAGAGGCGAAGAACGGCATCGAAATCGGCTACGAGATTCCCAAGGAAGGCGCCGCGATCTGGTTCGACATGGTCGCCATGCCCGCGGATGCGCCGGACGAGAAGGCCGGCTACGCCTTCATGAACTACCTGCTGCAGCCCGACGTGATGGCCGGCATCAGCAACTACGTGCATTACGCCAATGGCAACGAACAGGCTGACAGCCTGATCGATCCGGCGATCAAAAATGACACCAAGATTTATCCGAGCCCGGAAATGATGGGCAAACTGTTCGCACTGGAGGCGATGCCACTGAACATCGACCGGATCCGCACGCGGGTGTGGAACAAGATTCGCACCGGCAGCTGA
- a CDS encoding UvrD-helicase domain-containing protein — protein sequence MAQHTPDLPPELRPLAEMPWFKRLAARFLGHGLTQLRAQHRASWLHGQADGFRSGHTAGVDYGYKEGKADGLEEGRQVLLIRDSRNTEHRPPGIDNHLFDDWRLPLSAELKKRMKADVARLLPAHAQPSVAQWKMIFSDTPSTSVIAGAGAGKSTTLVLRILLLTHYLGFELDSMTVVTFTRESRKDFINKMIELFALWGRALSQKAAKDLVRTFHSRILPMIRSLPGFERLQAFENLSHRAQPGDEDVDSNPFDLRINDAQRQQLNACYHRLYNEDPRFAQLIQPLSRHALQLKELERDHPDVQKRVAVTELAARRDEELCDMIEDMWLRAGAWPIKGIEPSRQTFEINGASFHCHGYIPSLDAWVVLGFDPRENPQVCRPNAKLTVRAEWAVKRTLFQAFCRKPLIWLDSYESSRRLLATLAGDVSAGPGFDYKVKGELASAPLLDCFVAAAGFIENLGLDVPDAVGRMSFAKDDPDRFFFEALSLFWRALEDHLLDQKPPIMTYNRMFALFSEHSPENLKLLSDELLRPMSHLMIDEFQDVSPQIVSWIRASLLEIRSRGPAMHVGRGAQRSSLLCVGDDWQSIYGWRGSSPSYFMEFNKEFPSPSTTRVMLSDNYRSHQHIIDAAEHIVRAAPAIPGKKAKASGEEKPLQPVNVLERDDQALGQRLAEHYRNGDSILMLYRKSSDKSLIEQHIQSVVNVDSSLPYEARRLKQLTYHSAKGLQADAVFLLGDCQHMTSSPYKNQVYRMAGLGKAGDSEPYDSAQKDEILRLAYVGITRAVSHCYWYVEPQDSQAVNMPRASDRVTKGKPFFIDHRPEKKTA from the coding sequence GTGGCGCAACACACCCCCGATCTTCCTCCCGAACTTCGTCCCCTGGCCGAGATGCCTTGGTTCAAGCGCCTGGCTGCGCGTTTCCTTGGGCACGGCCTGACGCAACTGCGCGCCCAGCACCGGGCTTCGTGGTTGCACGGCCAGGCCGACGGCTTTCGCAGCGGACATACTGCCGGCGTGGATTACGGGTACAAGGAAGGCAAGGCTGACGGGCTGGAAGAGGGCCGGCAGGTTTTGTTGATCCGCGACAGCCGCAACACCGAGCATCGCCCGCCGGGTATCGACAATCACCTGTTCGACGACTGGCGCCTGCCGCTCAGCGCAGAACTGAAAAAGCGCATGAAAGCCGACGTCGCGCGCCTGCTGCCAGCCCACGCCCAGCCAAGCGTTGCGCAATGGAAGATGATTTTCAGCGATACCCCGTCAACTTCGGTGATTGCCGGTGCTGGAGCCGGCAAGTCGACTACGCTGGTCCTGCGGATCCTGCTGCTGACCCATTACCTCGGCTTTGAGCTCGATTCAATGACCGTGGTGACTTTCACTCGCGAGTCGCGCAAGGACTTCATCAACAAGATGATCGAACTGTTCGCGTTATGGGGCCGGGCACTCAGTCAAAAAGCTGCGAAAGACCTGGTGCGCACCTTCCACTCGCGAATCCTGCCGATGATCCGCAGCCTGCCGGGATTCGAGCGCTTGCAGGCATTCGAAAACCTCAGCCACCGCGCGCAGCCGGGTGACGAAGACGTCGACAGCAATCCATTTGATCTGCGCATCAACGACGCGCAACGCCAGCAGCTGAACGCTTGCTACCACCGTCTCTACAACGAAGACCCGCGCTTCGCGCAATTGATCCAACCGTTGTCCCGCCACGCCTTGCAACTCAAGGAACTGGAGCGCGATCACCCGGACGTGCAGAAGCGCGTCGCTGTAACGGAACTCGCGGCCCGACGGGATGAAGAGTTGTGCGACATGATCGAGGACATGTGGCTTCGCGCCGGCGCCTGGCCGATCAAGGGCATCGAGCCGAGCCGCCAGACATTCGAAATCAACGGCGCGTCGTTCCATTGCCACGGCTATATTCCGAGTCTGGATGCTTGGGTTGTACTGGGTTTCGATCCTCGGGAAAACCCGCAGGTCTGCCGTCCCAACGCCAAGCTGACGGTTCGTGCAGAGTGGGCAGTCAAGCGCACCCTGTTTCAAGCTTTCTGTCGCAAGCCATTGATTTGGCTGGATAGTTATGAATCCTCAAGGCGCTTGTTGGCCACGCTTGCAGGTGATGTCAGCGCCGGTCCGGGCTTCGACTACAAGGTCAAGGGTGAGCTGGCGTCCGCGCCGTTGCTCGACTGTTTTGTCGCCGCCGCAGGTTTCATCGAGAACCTGGGGCTCGACGTACCTGACGCCGTCGGCCGCATGAGTTTCGCCAAGGACGATCCGGACAGGTTTTTCTTCGAGGCCCTGAGTCTGTTTTGGCGCGCTCTGGAAGATCACCTTCTGGATCAGAAGCCGCCGATCATGACCTATAACCGGATGTTCGCGCTGTTCAGCGAGCACTCACCGGAAAACCTCAAACTGCTCAGCGATGAGCTGCTGCGCCCGATGTCGCACCTGATGATTGATGAGTTCCAGGACGTTTCGCCGCAGATCGTTTCGTGGATTCGTGCCAGCCTCTTGGAAATCCGCAGCCGCGGCCCGGCCATGCACGTCGGGCGAGGCGCGCAGCGATCGTCTCTGCTTTGCGTGGGCGACGACTGGCAATCGATCTACGGCTGGCGCGGCAGTTCGCCGAGTTACTTCATGGAATTCAACAAGGAGTTCCCGTCGCCGAGCACGACCCGTGTAATGCTCAGTGACAACTATCGCAGTCATCAGCACATCATCGACGCGGCAGAACACATCGTTCGTGCCGCGCCCGCGATCCCGGGCAAGAAGGCAAAAGCCAGCGGCGAGGAGAAGCCGTTGCAGCCCGTCAACGTGCTGGAGCGCGACGATCAGGCACTCGGCCAGCGTCTGGCAGAACACTATCGAAACGGCGATTCAATCCTGATGCTCTATCGAAAAAGTAGCGATAAGTCATTGATAGAGCAGCATATTCAATCTGTAGTTAATGTGGATTCGAGCTTGCCTTACGAAGCGCGACGCCTGAAACAATTGACCTATCACAGCGCCAAAGGCCTGCAGGCCGACGCGGTCTTCCTGTTGGGTGATTGCCAGCACATGACCAGTTCCCCCTACAAGAATCAGGTCTATCGCATGGCCGGACTCGGCAAGGCTGGTGACAGCGAGCCGTACGACAGCGCGCAAAAAGACGAAATCCTGCGCCTGGCCTATGTCGGCATCACCCGCGCAGTCAGCCATTGCTACTGGTATGTCGAGCCTCAGGACAGTCAGGCGGTGAATATGCCTCGGGCTTCGGACCGGGTAACCAAGGGCAAACCGTTCTTCATCGATCATCGGCCAGAGAAGAAAACGGCCTGA
- a CDS encoding cupin domain-containing protein encodes MSITQFKNTATLQLDESNPVAVPLGTPVAIASTTSVERDDGVETGVWECTPGRWRRQITAQEFCHFISGRCTFTPDDGGETLHIQGGDALMLPANTLGIWDIEETVRKTYVLIF; translated from the coding sequence ATGAGCATCACCCAATTCAAGAACACCGCCACGTTGCAACTGGATGAGTCCAACCCGGTGGCCGTGCCGCTCGGCACGCCGGTGGCGATTGCCTCGACCACCAGCGTCGAGCGCGATGACGGCGTTGAAACCGGCGTCTGGGAATGCACGCCCGGTCGCTGGCGGCGGCAGATCACCGCTCAGGAGTTCTGCCATTTCATTTCCGGTCGCTGCACGTTCACCCCGGACGACGGCGGCGAAACCCTGCACATACAAGGTGGCGACGCGCTGATGTTGCCGGCCAATACGCTCGGGATCTGGGACATCGAGGAAACCGTACGCAAGACCTATGTCCTGATTTTCTGA
- a CDS encoding DUF1652 domain-containing protein, with the protein MNKGSSKVTFPNACQLMRWHFHPMGFEATMDAPGSLVARLFDRASGETLIAIAGIPCATVMNAADVERIIEAVEDELEAFIPPESLKSYA; encoded by the coding sequence ATGAATAAAGGGTCAAGCAAGGTCACGTTCCCCAATGCTTGCCAGCTGATGCGCTGGCATTTTCATCCAATGGGTTTCGAGGCGACCATGGATGCGCCCGGCAGCCTGGTCGCCCGCCTGTTCGATCGGGCCAGCGGCGAAACCCTGATCGCGATCGCCGGCATTCCCTGTGCCACGGTGATGAATGCGGCGGATGTGGAGCGAATAATCGAAGCTGTGGAGGATGAGCTGGAGGCTTTCATTCCTCCTGAATCTCTCAAGAGTTACGCATAA